The window AAATCTGGCAGTGGTTACGGCGCCAGTGATTATTTTCCTAGGAAAGATTGTCAGTCCTTTCGTTTGGCTCTTATCAGCCGCGACCAATCTCATCAGTCGCATTACACCTATGAACTTTGACGATGCGGACGAGCAGATGACCCGGGATGAGATTGAATATATCTTGACCAAGAGCGAGCAGACTTTGGATGCGGAAGAAATCGAGATGTTGCAAGGTGTATTCTCCTTGGATGAGCTGATGGCGCGTGAAGTCATGGTTCCCCGTACGGATGCCTTCATGGTTGATATTGACGACGATACGGAAACCATTATGGCGGCCATTCTCAAGCAGAATTTTTCTCGCGTTCCCGTCTATGATGGGGATAAGGATAACATCATCGGCCTTATTCACACCAAGAAAATTTTATCTGCAGCTTTTAGCAATGGTTTCGACAATCTTAATATCCGACGTATTATGCAGGAACCTCTCTTTGTTCCAGAAACGATTTTTGTAGATGATTTGCTCAAATCCTTGCGGAATACCCAAAATCAGATGGCTATCTTGCTGGATGAGTATGGTGGAGTTGCTGGTTTGGTTACCTTAGAAGATTTGTTGGAAGAAATTGTCGGGGAAATCGATGATGAAACAGATAAGACAGAGATTTTTGTCCGTGAAATTGCAGAGAATACCTATATTGTCCAAGGGAATATGACTCTGAATGACTTCAATGAGCATTTTGATACGGAGCTAGAAAGTGATGATGTTGATA is drawn from Streptococcus sp. 29892 and contains these coding sequences:
- a CDS encoding hemolysin family protein — its product is MEDPGSQTIHLQLLLLLLLTLLNAFFSASEMALVSLNRSRVEQKAAEGEKKYIRLLQVLENPNNFLSTIQVGITFISILSGASLANDLGAVFAKWMGNSTTAQTAGYWLALAMLTFVSIVLGELYPKRIAMNMKENLAVVTAPVIIFLGKIVSPFVWLLSAATNLISRITPMNFDDADEQMTRDEIEYILTKSEQTLDAEEIEMLQGVFSLDELMAREVMVPRTDAFMVDIDDDTETIMAAILKQNFSRVPVYDGDKDNIIGLIHTKKILSAAFSNGFDNLNIRRIMQEPLFVPETIFVDDLLKSLRNTQNQMAILLDEYGGVAGLVTLEDLLEEIVGEIDDETDKTEIFVREIAENTYIVQGNMTLNDFNEHFDTELESDDVDTIAGYYLTGVGTIPSQEEKVTFEVDSKDHHLVFINDKVKNGRVTKLKMMMTTLEEEVEKE